One window from the genome of Camelus bactrianus isolate YW-2024 breed Bactrian camel chromosome 4, ASM4877302v1, whole genome shotgun sequence encodes:
- the LOC123616273 gene encoding stimulated by retinoic acid gene 6 protein-like isoform X2, with amino-acid sequence MLFPNASTRQLNGTCTSSVDMELFLHYSLIPSLFIILVLSLLQRQEHCRQRDDTSHLLGNHFGMIIPLDFVGTFSNRWSYGVAFGATANKVMFLFSEGYQPLQVPQWAQAFVLLIGGIEVGLSHFPFFACLSSEFRLVSSILGFSYSLTWFAVTVLHITQCPHGQFVGKYETVMFYWPSLLCLAFLLGRFLLMFVKSLRVHLGWELQTEEKPFLEAHQAEHVKQLLRKRPRQERKNSWFQTKIYEWDPCFQFPSRMIGTTVLAFICLYLFIVIEFCIFVCVRDELDVFEGELENYVASVNQTGTLTPVLLQVKELISVIKGVWVVTILPASLTCVSYLFHILACYRKHIKRLWAGDKHFLPLKFHNPSSSESVVAIARYSGWQIAYILWGYLIIHVMQSLCGLVIMYSLVLPVIHNQALKMLRGLGIGTLTISIVLGLMILQVWIAAKFFLQPKMGTADKQKPLALNNRRAFHNFNYFLFFYNVLLGLGACLSRLLISCILGTWLIARIDRTILQSGYEGADMGFSAWIGMLYVDHYHTNPVLVSFCHILITGHRERRLQQAIKCWYLNQSAGPCISARSRTRWLLLQTLINNPRLVMLRKSRPDRGSQEFTQILLTSSEI; translated from the exons TACCAGGCAGCTAAATGGCACCTGTACCAGTTCAGTGGACATGGAGCTCTTCCTCCATTACTCCCTCATCCCATCA CTTTTCATCATTTTGGTCTTGTCCCTTCTCCAAAGACAAGAGCACTGTAGGCAGAGAGATGACACTTCTCACCTTCTGGGGAACCACTTTGGAATGATCAT ACCTCTGGACTTCGTGGGCACTTTTAGTAACCGATGGTCCTATGGAGTCGCCTTTGGGGCCACAGCCAATAAGGTCATGTTCTTGTTCTCAGAAGGCTACCAGCCCCTGCAGGTCCCGCAGTGGGCCCAAG CCTTTGTGCTTCTGATTGGAGGCATCGAAGTCGGCCTGTCCCACTTCCCCTTCTTTGCCTGCCTTTCCTCGGAGTTCCGGCTGGTCAGCTCCATCCTGGGCTTCAGCTACTCTCTCACCTG GTTTGCTGTCACTGTCCTTCATATCACACAGTGTCCTCACGGGCAG TTTGTGGGGAAGTATGAGACCGTCATGTTCTACTGGCCCTCACTGCTGTGCCTGGCCTTCCTGCTGGGCCGCTTCCTGCTCATGTTTGTCAAGTCTCTGAGGGTCCACCTGGGCTGGGAACTCCAGACG GAGGAAAAGCCTTTCCTGGAAGCTCACCAGGCAGAGCATGTTAAGCAGCTCCTGAGGAAGCGGCCCCGGCA agagagaaaaaactctTGGTTCCAAACCAAGATATATGAGTGGGACCCCTGCTTTCAGTTCCCGAGCAGAATGATTGGAACCACTGTGTTGGCTTTCATCTGCCTTTACCTT TTCATTGTCATTGAGTTctgcatatttgtgtgtgtgagagatgaGCTGGACGTGTTTGAAGGTGAATTGGAGAACTACGTTGCCTCTGTGAACCAGACGGGGACCCTGACCCCAGTCCTTCTGCAAGTGAAAGAGCTGATTAGCGTCATCAAAG gagtCTGGGTGGTGACCATTTTGCCCGCCTCTCTCACGTGTGTGAGCTATCTGTTTCACATCTTGGCATGTTACAG AAAGCATATCAAGAGGTTGTGGGCAGGAGATAAACACTTTCTCCCTTTGAAATTCCATAATCCGTCCTCGTCGGAGAGTGTG GTGGCCATTGCGCGGTACTCTGGCTGGCAGATAGCCTATATTCTGTGGG GCTACCTCATCATCCACGTGATGCAGAGCCTGTGTGGCTTGGTGATCATGTACAGCCTGGTGCTGCCTGTCATCCACAATCAGGCCCTGAAGATGCTCCGAGGACTGGGCATCGGGAC CCTCACCATATCCATCGTCTTGGGTCTCATGATCCTGCAGGTATGGATTGCCGCCAAATTCTTCTTGCAGCCAAAGATGGGAACAGCTGACAAGCAGAAGCCCCTGGCTCTCAACAATAG GAGAGCATTCCACAACTTCAACTATTTTCTGTTCTTCTACAACGTGCTGCTGGGCCTGGGCGCCTGCCTCTCCAGACTTCTCATCAGCTGCATCCTGGGCACATGGCTGATTGCTCGCATCGACAGGACCATCCTGCAGAGTGGCTATGAGGGAGCAGACATGG GGTTCAGTGCATGGATTGGCATGCTCTACGTGGATCATTATCACACCAACCCCGTGCTCGTCAGCTTTTGTCACATCCTGATCACAGGCcacagggagaggaggctgcagcAGGCCATCAAATGCTGGTACCTAAATCAGTCAGCAG GTCCCTGCATCTCAGCTAGGTCCAGGACAAGGTGGCTCCTGCTGCAGACCCTGATCAACAACCCCAGACTGGTCATGCTCAGGAAATCAAGGCCGGATCGTGGCTCCCAGGAGTTTACCCAGATTCTGTTGACGAGCTCGGAGATCTGA
- the LOC123616273 gene encoding stimulated by retinoic acid gene 6 protein-like isoform X1, with protein MFAFSLSFFFRCCEENWPEHQNIRSSHHQEAREAQRTIQRSRLPTGAAGSACFSSKMLFPNASTRQLNGTCTSSVDMELFLHYSLIPSLFIILVLSLLQRQEHCRQRDDTSHLLGNHFGMIIPLDFVGTFSNRWSYGVAFGATANKVMFLFSEGYQPLQVPQWAQAFVLLIGGIEVGLSHFPFFACLSSEFRLVSSILGFSYSLTWFAVTVLHITQCPHGQFVGKYETVMFYWPSLLCLAFLLGRFLLMFVKSLRVHLGWELQTEEKPFLEAHQAEHVKQLLRKRPRQERKNSWFQTKIYEWDPCFQFPSRMIGTTVLAFICLYLFIVIEFCIFVCVRDELDVFEGELENYVASVNQTGTLTPVLLQVKELISVIKGVWVVTILPASLTCVSYLFHILACYRKHIKRLWAGDKHFLPLKFHNPSSSESVVAIARYSGWQIAYILWGYLIIHVMQSLCGLVIMYSLVLPVIHNQALKMLRGLGIGTLTISIVLGLMILQVWIAAKFFLQPKMGTADKQKPLALNNRLLISCILGTWLIARIDRTILQSGYEGADMGFSAWIGMLYVDHYHTNPVLVSFCHILITGHRERRLQQAIKCWYLNQSAGPCISARSRTRWLLLQTLINNPRLVMLRKSRPDRGSQEFTQILLTSSEI; from the exons TACCAGGCAGCTAAATGGCACCTGTACCAGTTCAGTGGACATGGAGCTCTTCCTCCATTACTCCCTCATCCCATCA CTTTTCATCATTTTGGTCTTGTCCCTTCTCCAAAGACAAGAGCACTGTAGGCAGAGAGATGACACTTCTCACCTTCTGGGGAACCACTTTGGAATGATCAT ACCTCTGGACTTCGTGGGCACTTTTAGTAACCGATGGTCCTATGGAGTCGCCTTTGGGGCCACAGCCAATAAGGTCATGTTCTTGTTCTCAGAAGGCTACCAGCCCCTGCAGGTCCCGCAGTGGGCCCAAG CCTTTGTGCTTCTGATTGGAGGCATCGAAGTCGGCCTGTCCCACTTCCCCTTCTTTGCCTGCCTTTCCTCGGAGTTCCGGCTGGTCAGCTCCATCCTGGGCTTCAGCTACTCTCTCACCTG GTTTGCTGTCACTGTCCTTCATATCACACAGTGTCCTCACGGGCAG TTTGTGGGGAAGTATGAGACCGTCATGTTCTACTGGCCCTCACTGCTGTGCCTGGCCTTCCTGCTGGGCCGCTTCCTGCTCATGTTTGTCAAGTCTCTGAGGGTCCACCTGGGCTGGGAACTCCAGACG GAGGAAAAGCCTTTCCTGGAAGCTCACCAGGCAGAGCATGTTAAGCAGCTCCTGAGGAAGCGGCCCCGGCA agagagaaaaaactctTGGTTCCAAACCAAGATATATGAGTGGGACCCCTGCTTTCAGTTCCCGAGCAGAATGATTGGAACCACTGTGTTGGCTTTCATCTGCCTTTACCTT TTCATTGTCATTGAGTTctgcatatttgtgtgtgtgagagatgaGCTGGACGTGTTTGAAGGTGAATTGGAGAACTACGTTGCCTCTGTGAACCAGACGGGGACCCTGACCCCAGTCCTTCTGCAAGTGAAAGAGCTGATTAGCGTCATCAAAG gagtCTGGGTGGTGACCATTTTGCCCGCCTCTCTCACGTGTGTGAGCTATCTGTTTCACATCTTGGCATGTTACAG AAAGCATATCAAGAGGTTGTGGGCAGGAGATAAACACTTTCTCCCTTTGAAATTCCATAATCCGTCCTCGTCGGAGAGTGTG GTGGCCATTGCGCGGTACTCTGGCTGGCAGATAGCCTATATTCTGTGGG GCTACCTCATCATCCACGTGATGCAGAGCCTGTGTGGCTTGGTGATCATGTACAGCCTGGTGCTGCCTGTCATCCACAATCAGGCCCTGAAGATGCTCCGAGGACTGGGCATCGGGAC CCTCACCATATCCATCGTCTTGGGTCTCATGATCCTGCAGGTATGGATTGCCGCCAAATTCTTCTTGCAGCCAAAGATGGGAACAGCTGACAAGCAGAAGCCCCTGGCTCTCAACAATAG ACTTCTCATCAGCTGCATCCTGGGCACATGGCTGATTGCTCGCATCGACAGGACCATCCTGCAGAGTGGCTATGAGGGAGCAGACATGG GGTTCAGTGCATGGATTGGCATGCTCTACGTGGATCATTATCACACCAACCCCGTGCTCGTCAGCTTTTGTCACATCCTGATCACAGGCcacagggagaggaggctgcagcAGGCCATCAAATGCTGGTACCTAAATCAGTCAGCAG GTCCCTGCATCTCAGCTAGGTCCAGGACAAGGTGGCTCCTGCTGCAGACCCTGATCAACAACCCCAGACTGGTCATGCTCAGGAAATCAAGGCCGGATCGTGGCTCCCAGGAGTTTACCCAGATTCTGTTGACGAGCTCGGAGATCTGA